The following coding sequences lie in one Rhodopirellula bahusiensis genomic window:
- a CDS encoding CRTAC1 family protein, with protein MRVLGRNGKWDDAWQLREAVLEKHGDDADAITYVARVAHQTGRANLAADYLEQASQVENYASAKRVDETLIAMISAGRTHDAMAFLEQVVESHPDRHETRRVLFDLQMGTEERGDGLEHGRQLILERQFDLELLMTMTDTEIRSMDAKPLDEMVERNPDDLRPLIGAARSALDQNLFDEARDSLDRIIKRHPDYATAAAMRLLLLAEQADWQELKSSLPTLPAEVIQRRHFWTAIGMWSESTGHSGSAARAYLRAAQLDPDISRSWLDLQRVLQSNPSIGVASDVIEAIGNRAKQLNRFNQLRRRFDRSGRISRSVIADMVGVVREMGRPWEAEAWISVAMQLPEDDSVDLQQMRKELVTELRRDTPWQQVNDFPELQLDLSSQAFQPSVEQFLREQSSESNPGPTPSRPNDSDVEMASNPKTTLRPIELVNEAQQRGISFLASTGDDLNRPGISLHQTLGCGGATLDFDRDGWSDLALVTAGGTPPQKDSPPNVLLRNQDGIFTTAPESAGVNDRGFAQGFAVGDLNEDGWPDLLCTNYGPNTLLINQGDGTYVDATHQWLANPEESRWSTGAAFADLDSDGLSDLVVLNYCEGLDPVTYVCGDGTDEPARSCSPMRFSGDHDQFFKTDSRGLIEDVTEQWNATTTDAGRGLGVVIGGFENRPSNQVFVANDMTSNFYWSRAQSQSTDEDNAAVNWTESALPRGLAVDARSVAQGSMGIATDDFNDDGKLDFYVTNFDQEYNTLHLQTGPGSWRDSTMAVDLGVDTLPLVGFGTTTADLDGDGKNELVVSNGHVDIFQRDDLSEEPSQEPARRSQYAQPMQIFQRGSDGRFAKADSSGEYLSQPHVGRSLWTIDANRDFRPDLVVTHQTEPVALLVNHTESESPKLKIHVTGTQSSRDAIGSKITVVAGDWKKTHWVTAGGSYLCNEEPSWMLSCPDSGDKVDVQITWPDGQRQTFAEVTTNGEWMLVQGLTEAIDLR; from the coding sequence ATGCGAGTGCTGGGGCGAAACGGAAAATGGGACGACGCGTGGCAGCTTCGCGAAGCCGTGTTGGAAAAGCACGGTGATGATGCGGACGCGATCACCTACGTCGCGAGAGTTGCCCACCAAACCGGACGCGCCAATCTGGCCGCGGACTACCTCGAACAAGCCAGCCAGGTTGAGAACTATGCTTCAGCAAAGCGAGTCGACGAAACGTTGATCGCCATGATCTCAGCTGGTCGGACGCACGATGCGATGGCGTTCTTGGAACAGGTCGTGGAATCTCATCCGGATCGCCACGAGACTCGGCGGGTGCTGTTCGATCTGCAAATGGGAACCGAAGAACGCGGCGATGGTTTGGAACACGGGCGTCAGCTGATTCTGGAGCGACAGTTTGACCTCGAACTTCTGATGACGATGACCGATACCGAAATCCGGTCGATGGATGCCAAACCGCTGGACGAGATGGTGGAACGCAATCCGGATGACCTCCGGCCGCTGATTGGTGCAGCTCGTTCGGCTCTCGATCAAAACTTGTTCGACGAAGCAAGAGACAGCTTGGATCGAATCATCAAGCGCCACCCCGATTATGCAACCGCGGCCGCGATGCGATTGCTGTTGCTCGCTGAACAAGCGGATTGGCAAGAGCTCAAATCCTCACTGCCAACGTTGCCTGCGGAAGTCATCCAACGCCGACATTTCTGGACCGCGATCGGAATGTGGTCGGAATCGACCGGCCACTCCGGCTCAGCAGCCCGGGCGTACTTGCGAGCAGCTCAACTTGACCCAGACATATCGCGTTCTTGGCTGGACTTGCAGCGAGTTCTCCAAAGCAATCCTTCGATTGGAGTCGCATCGGATGTGATTGAGGCCATCGGCAATCGGGCCAAGCAGCTCAACCGTTTCAATCAACTTCGGCGACGCTTCGACCGGTCTGGACGAATTTCTCGATCCGTGATCGCTGACATGGTGGGTGTCGTTCGAGAAATGGGTCGTCCCTGGGAAGCCGAAGCCTGGATCTCGGTCGCCATGCAACTTCCGGAGGATGATTCCGTCGACCTACAACAGATGCGCAAAGAGTTGGTCACCGAACTCCGCCGCGACACTCCATGGCAACAAGTCAACGACTTTCCGGAGCTGCAACTAGATCTTTCAAGTCAGGCGTTTCAGCCTTCCGTTGAACAGTTCCTCCGCGAGCAATCGAGCGAAAGCAATCCAGGCCCGACTCCTTCGCGACCCAATGATTCAGATGTCGAAATGGCATCCAATCCGAAAACGACACTTCGCCCGATTGAACTGGTCAACGAAGCCCAACAGCGTGGCATTTCGTTCTTGGCTTCAACGGGCGACGACCTGAACCGACCCGGAATCAGCTTGCATCAAACGCTCGGTTGCGGTGGAGCGACGCTGGATTTCGATCGCGACGGATGGAGTGACTTGGCACTCGTCACGGCGGGAGGAACGCCTCCACAGAAGGACTCGCCACCCAACGTGTTGCTTCGAAACCAAGACGGCATATTCACGACCGCCCCAGAATCGGCCGGCGTCAATGATCGCGGGTTCGCACAAGGATTCGCGGTGGGTGATCTCAACGAAGATGGCTGGCCCGATCTGCTTTGCACGAACTACGGCCCCAACACACTCTTGATCAACCAGGGCGACGGGACATACGTTGATGCAACCCATCAGTGGCTCGCCAACCCCGAGGAATCACGTTGGTCAACCGGCGCCGCATTCGCGGACCTGGATTCCGATGGTCTGTCTGACTTGGTTGTCCTGAACTACTGCGAGGGCTTGGATCCCGTCACGTATGTTTGTGGCGATGGGACGGACGAACCCGCTCGGTCTTGCTCGCCGATGCGATTCAGCGGCGACCATGACCAGTTCTTCAAAACTGATTCTCGAGGACTGATTGAAGACGTTACGGAGCAGTGGAATGCCACGACCACCGATGCGGGTCGCGGACTTGGGGTGGTCATCGGCGGCTTTGAAAATCGCCCGAGCAACCAAGTGTTCGTCGCCAACGACATGACCAGCAATTTTTACTGGTCGCGTGCTCAGAGTCAGTCAACCGATGAAGACAACGCGGCCGTGAACTGGACGGAGTCCGCTTTGCCGCGAGGGTTGGCAGTCGACGCTCGCTCAGTCGCGCAAGGATCGATGGGCATCGCAACTGACGACTTCAACGACGATGGCAAACTCGATTTCTACGTCACCAATTTTGACCAAGAGTACAACACGCTTCACTTGCAAACCGGCCCGGGCAGCTGGCGTGACTCAACGATGGCGGTGGACTTGGGCGTGGACACGCTACCGCTAGTCGGGTTTGGAACCACCACGGCGGATCTCGATGGTGACGGGAAAAACGAGTTGGTCGTGTCCAACGGGCACGTCGATATCTTTCAACGCGACGACCTGTCCGAGGAACCATCTCAGGAACCGGCTCGCCGCAGCCAATACGCCCAACCAATGCAGATTTTCCAACGTGGATCCGATGGTCGATTTGCTAAAGCGGACTCGTCCGGCGAATACCTCTCGCAACCGCACGTTGGACGGAGCCTGTGGACGATCGATGCCAACCGCGATTTCCGACCTGACCTCGTGGTGACGCACCAAACCGAACCGGTCGCCTTGCTGGTCAATCACACCGAGTCTGAATCGCCCAAGCTAAAGATCCACGTGACCGGAACGCAATCATCTCGCGATGCAATTGGCTCTAAGATCACAGTGGTCGCCGGCGACTGGAAAAAGACTCATTGGGTCACCGCTGGCGGCAGCTATCTCTGCAACGAAGAACCGTCGTGGATGCTGAGTTGCCCTGATTCCGGTGACAAAGTCGACGTTCAAATCACTTGGCCAGATGGCCAGCGACAAACGTTTGCGGAAGTGACAACCAACGGCGAATGGATGCTGGTGCAGGGGCTGACTGAAGCGATCGACCTTCGGTGA
- a CDS encoding peptidylprolyl isomerase produces MKVATFDTDRGTIRIELFDDKTPKTVENFETLCEKKYYDGLVFHRVIPNFMVQGGCPEGSGRGGPGYQFEDEFHPELKHDGPGVLSMANAGPNTNGSQFFITHEAQPHLDNRHSVFGKVIEGQDIVDAIEQGDTMKTVRVTEE; encoded by the coding sequence ATGAAAGTTGCCACGTTTGATACCGATCGCGGAACGATTCGCATCGAATTGTTTGACGACAAAACCCCCAAGACTGTCGAAAACTTCGAAACGCTCTGCGAGAAAAAGTACTACGACGGATTGGTTTTCCACCGTGTGATCCCCAACTTCATGGTCCAAGGCGGTTGCCCCGAAGGAAGCGGACGCGGCGGCCCCGGCTACCAGTTCGAAGATGAATTTCATCCCGAACTCAAGCACGATGGTCCCGGCGTTTTGTCGATGGCCAACGCGGGACCCAACACCAATGGGTCGCAGTTCTTCATCACTCACGAAGCCCAGCCTCACCTGGACAACCGCCACAGCGTGTTTGGCAAAGTCATCGAAGGCCAAGACATCGTCGATGCGATTGAGCAAGGCGACACGATGAAGACCGTTCGCGTCACCGAAGAGTGA
- a CDS encoding glutamine synthetase beta-grasp domain-containing protein, whose amino-acid sequence MTKCKLEYIWLDGYKPTQSLRGKTKIVDDFSGKLEDLDIWSFDGSSTEQAEGGSSDCLLKPVYVCPDPARLGTGYIVMCEVLNADKTAHESNGRDMIDDDDNDFWFGFEQEYVLEDVETGKPVGFPINGYPGPQGPYYCSVGASNAIARDMVEEHLELCLEAGLNVEGINAEVMMGQWEYQIFAKGAKEAGDQIWVSRYLLERTGEKYGLKVDYHCKPVKGDWNGSGMHANFSNTTLRTCGSKEVYEAICQAFEPRVKEHIDVYGADNNQRLTGLHETQSIDEFSYGISDRGASIRIPIFTVEHGWKGWLEDRRPASNADPYKVAAQIIKTVKSAAVPSGV is encoded by the coding sequence ATGACCAAGTGCAAGTTGGAATACATCTGGCTCGACGGCTACAAGCCTACCCAGAGTTTGCGTGGAAAGACCAAGATCGTCGATGATTTCAGCGGCAAGCTGGAAGACTTGGACATTTGGTCCTTCGACGGCTCCTCCACCGAACAGGCGGAAGGCGGCAGCAGCGACTGCTTGTTGAAACCTGTCTACGTCTGCCCCGATCCAGCTCGCCTGGGCACCGGCTACATCGTGATGTGCGAAGTCCTCAACGCGGACAAGACGGCACACGAATCGAACGGTCGCGACATGATCGACGACGATGACAACGACTTCTGGTTCGGATTCGAGCAAGAGTACGTGCTCGAAGACGTCGAAACCGGCAAACCAGTCGGCTTCCCCATCAACGGCTACCCAGGTCCTCAGGGCCCATACTACTGCAGCGTTGGAGCTTCCAATGCAATCGCTCGCGACATGGTCGAAGAGCACCTCGAACTGTGCTTGGAAGCTGGCCTGAACGTCGAAGGCATCAACGCCGAAGTGATGATGGGTCAGTGGGAATATCAAATCTTCGCCAAGGGTGCCAAAGAAGCTGGCGACCAGATCTGGGTTTCTCGATACCTGCTCGAACGAACTGGCGAAAAGTATGGCCTGAAGGTCGACTACCATTGCAAACCCGTCAAAGGTGACTGGAATGGCAGCGGAATGCACGCCAACTTCTCGAACACCACGCTGCGAACCTGCGGCAGCAAGGAAGTTTACGAAGCGATTTGCCAAGCATTCGAGCCTCGCGTCAAAGAGCACATCGATGTCTATGGTGCTGACAACAACCAGCGTCTGACTGGCCTTCACGAAACCCAGTCGATCGATGAATTCAGCTACGGCATCTCGGACCGCGGTGCATCGATCCGGATTCCAATCTTCACCGTTGAACACGGCTGGAAGGGTTGGTTGGAAGATCGTCGCCCAGCATCGAACGCCGACCCGTACAAGGTCGCCGCTCAGATCATCAAGACAGTGAAGTCGGCAGCCGTCCCATCCGGCGTCTGA
- a CDS encoding DUF1559 domain-containing protein codes for MKRFRVQPKGFTLVELLVVIAIIGVLVGLLLPAVQAAREAARRMSCSNNFKQLGLAIHNYHSAYNQLPMHGAGTDGPGGTPAISRGNSANASTDWWGNFATNNAWRLSALVGMTPFVEQQGLWEEISNPSLVNALDPTTPLATPWPPMGPTVEFLEYRPWMTNLPTLRCPSDPGQGLPGQGRTNYGLCLGDSMEWSVRGPVNPPARTGGGGTPNWKYAQHSGWAQRSRAADRGMFVPHANAKFRDVLDGLSNTVAMAELITDVGDRDTRGIQSINGNPPNEVRANPNFCVEDGQIDPERPQFWLAGTPIQGVNGGRGYKWADFRPNFSGIHTIAPPNAAICGGNNAGQTGMFPPSSRHQGGAHILMGDGAVKFITDSIDAGNQNHEMVWQSAAMATARPGSKSPYGVWGAMGTKGGREIIDEEF; via the coding sequence ATGAAGCGTTTTCGCGTTCAGCCGAAAGGTTTCACTTTGGTGGAGCTTTTGGTGGTCATTGCCATTATTGGCGTTTTGGTGGGGCTGCTGCTGCCAGCAGTGCAAGCAGCCCGAGAAGCAGCTCGTCGGATGAGTTGCAGCAATAATTTCAAGCAGCTGGGGTTGGCGATTCACAACTACCACTCTGCGTACAACCAGTTGCCAATGCATGGAGCGGGTACCGACGGTCCTGGCGGAACTCCGGCAATCTCTCGTGGAAACTCCGCGAATGCTTCGACCGATTGGTGGGGGAACTTCGCAACCAACAATGCCTGGCGCTTGTCGGCTTTGGTTGGGATGACTCCATTTGTCGAGCAACAAGGCCTGTGGGAGGAGATCAGCAATCCCAGCTTGGTCAACGCTCTCGATCCAACCACTCCTTTGGCGACACCATGGCCTCCAATGGGGCCGACCGTCGAATTCTTGGAGTATCGTCCTTGGATGACGAACCTTCCGACGCTGCGTTGCCCAAGTGACCCCGGACAAGGATTGCCTGGACAAGGTCGAACCAACTACGGATTGTGCCTCGGCGATTCAATGGAATGGTCGGTGCGAGGGCCGGTGAATCCTCCGGCACGAACCGGTGGTGGTGGTACTCCCAACTGGAAATACGCTCAACACAGCGGTTGGGCCCAACGTTCCCGTGCCGCTGACCGTGGCATGTTTGTGCCACACGCCAACGCGAAATTCCGAGATGTTTTGGACGGGCTGTCCAACACGGTTGCCATGGCCGAGTTGATCACTGATGTCGGAGATCGCGATACACGTGGAATCCAGTCCATCAACGGAAATCCGCCCAACGAAGTGCGGGCCAACCCAAATTTCTGCGTCGAGGACGGCCAAATCGATCCGGAACGCCCGCAGTTCTGGCTTGCAGGCACTCCGATCCAAGGTGTGAATGGCGGCCGTGGTTATAAGTGGGCCGACTTCCGGCCCAACTTCAGCGGCATCCACACGATTGCTCCGCCCAACGCAGCCATTTGTGGAGGCAACAATGCCGGGCAGACTGGGATGTTCCCGCCATCGAGCCGTCACCAAGGTGGGGCTCATATTTTGATGGGCGATGGAGCGGTCAAGTTCATCACGGACTCAATTGATGCAGGCAACCAAAACCACGAGATGGTTTGGCAAAGTGCAGCGATGGCAACCGCGAGGCCAGGTTCAAAAAGCCCGTACGGTGTATGGGGAGCCATGGGAACCAAAGGTGGTCGAGAGATCATCGACGAAGAGTTTTGA
- a CDS encoding mu-protocadherin, translated as MGGAVTLLLVATMGITFGWTPDGADGVKYIIQVPPDQLEQLERVGEITSTISPEVRGRVSEIVIRVGNGPVPREVPARWMTNASHPSGVSQVVSDEDALRGLPIAADDRRPIPIPMSSNSTQPGVIPGNVNSPSITRLMKPQSGGMSMPGGFEAPAPTGGPSTSGFNMPPSLATGPAGPAPSTAAPNTGSLNDSLRAGAEAFGEATRRTLGLGTPNTASTNPNMATRDPSMTVAPPPFTGPANSGAMDRSARAGGPSTDPAASTGTNARPWPNDDDDWYALGNRPAQRPSTAPVNNSTADSMTSTTGASPRPGTDPANRNNPNTGFSTGNFNQMPSGLNGQSSYGQTNADTVANSSSRRDTPYSNPATGRDNTINRNEYAPGLTAAQAARLPDNGYDFDDAGVPIDRAGYRLNVYGERIDQNGRPLNDSSYADNRSGANTGVASTPQAPDSNPFPGRTSATNQPTRGYPDSTYASQQGNSPTQPAYPDNRNTASGAPANPQAPNGQAYPNPNSQQSPPTMPNTYAAQPTSGYPNPNQPAAPYLQVPNYNTNPPYAATNPAINPATGYPYTNTSYPNTGPTYLASNNAPTGAPPTGGSNAGAPPRNQGSSSADNLDATTGPPMDNGSRPDREKVATQTLFNALLLVSFVANLYLMYWLNVLRLKYQEMVAAKRAAASSNATAVA; from the coding sequence ATGGGTGGCGCTGTGACGTTATTGTTGGTCGCGACGATGGGCATCACCTTCGGATGGACTCCGGACGGTGCTGATGGGGTGAAATACATCATCCAAGTCCCGCCTGACCAGCTCGAACAACTCGAACGTGTCGGTGAAATCACCAGCACGATCTCGCCGGAAGTGCGAGGGCGAGTCAGCGAAATCGTGATTCGCGTAGGAAACGGCCCCGTTCCACGTGAAGTGCCTGCGCGTTGGATGACAAACGCATCTCATCCATCTGGCGTCTCCCAAGTGGTCTCGGATGAAGATGCGCTTCGCGGCTTGCCAATCGCGGCGGACGACCGTCGTCCGATCCCGATTCCGATGTCATCCAATTCGACGCAACCTGGGGTCATTCCTGGAAACGTCAACTCGCCGAGCATCACTCGGTTGATGAAGCCTCAATCCGGTGGCATGAGCATGCCTGGCGGATTTGAAGCCCCCGCTCCAACCGGCGGACCATCCACCAGCGGTTTCAATATGCCGCCCTCATTGGCCACAGGCCCCGCGGGTCCTGCTCCTAGCACCGCGGCACCCAACACGGGATCGCTCAACGACAGCCTCCGCGCCGGAGCCGAAGCGTTCGGCGAAGCAACACGACGGACCTTGGGTTTGGGAACTCCCAACACCGCTTCAACCAATCCAAACATGGCAACGCGTGATCCGTCGATGACAGTCGCTCCGCCACCATTCACAGGCCCCGCGAATTCTGGCGCCATGGATCGCAGTGCTCGGGCTGGTGGTCCATCGACCGATCCAGCTGCATCCACCGGAACCAACGCTCGTCCTTGGCCGAACGATGACGACGATTGGTACGCGCTTGGGAACCGTCCCGCACAGCGTCCATCGACCGCCCCCGTCAACAATTCCACCGCGGATTCAATGACGTCCACAACGGGTGCGTCGCCTCGACCAGGAACCGACCCGGCGAACCGCAACAACCCAAACACGGGTTTTAGCACCGGCAATTTCAATCAAATGCCCAGCGGACTCAACGGCCAGAGCTCGTACGGTCAAACAAACGCGGACACCGTCGCCAATTCATCCTCACGACGCGACACCCCGTACTCCAACCCGGCCACTGGCCGTGACAACACAATCAATCGAAATGAATATGCTCCTGGCTTGACCGCAGCCCAAGCGGCTCGGCTTCCTGACAATGGCTACGACTTCGACGACGCTGGTGTCCCCATCGATCGTGCGGGATATCGCTTGAACGTCTACGGAGAACGGATCGATCAGAACGGTCGACCTCTGAACGATTCGAGCTACGCTGACAATCGCTCCGGCGCGAACACGGGCGTAGCAAGCACCCCGCAGGCCCCCGACAGCAATCCGTTTCCTGGACGTACATCGGCAACGAACCAGCCAACTCGGGGCTATCCAGATTCGACGTACGCCAGCCAACAAGGCAACAGTCCTACCCAACCCGCCTATCCCGACAACCGAAACACTGCCTCGGGCGCACCGGCGAATCCCCAGGCACCGAACGGTCAGGCGTACCCGAACCCGAATTCGCAACAATCGCCGCCTACGATGCCGAATACCTACGCCGCTCAGCCCACCAGCGGGTATCCCAATCCGAACCAACCCGCAGCGCCATACCTGCAGGTCCCGAACTACAACACCAACCCGCCCTACGCGGCGACAAATCCGGCCATCAATCCGGCCACCGGATACCCCTACACGAACACGAGCTACCCAAACACAGGTCCGACCTATTTGGCCAGCAACAACGCGCCCACGGGAGCACCTCCGACTGGAGGGTCCAACGCGGGCGCACCGCCCCGAAATCAGGGCTCCAGTTCCGCCGATAACCTGGATGCGACCACCGGGCCACCGATGGACAACGGCAGTCGGCCGGACCGCGAAAAAGTGGCCACGCAGACTCTATTCAACGCATTGCTGCTGGTTTCCTTCGTCGCCAATTTGTACCTCATGTATTGGTTGAACGTCCTGCGTCTGAAATACCAGGAAATGGTCGCCGCGAAACGGGCCGCCGCGAGCTCCAACGCGACCGCTGTCGCCTAG